The stretch of DNA TGCTGCGGCCGGTCTATGCGACTTTCGCCGAAATCCTGGTGACCACGGCAGAAAATGTCGTACCTTTCCGCTGGATCTATCCTGAACCGGGCAAGATAGCGGTCAGCGGGGACACCCGTTATGATCAGGTGAACCTGCGGGCACTGGAAACCGGAAGGATCGAGATGTTGCGCGCGAGCGGACGGTTCCGGCGCGATCGCTGTATAGTCGCGGGCAGTACCTGGCCGAGCGATGAAAGAGTGATCCTGCCCGCCCTGATCGCAGGGCTGCAGCGGGATCCTGATCTGACGTTGATCATTGCTCCGCATGAGACCACCGAAGAACACCTCCACGGCATCGAGACGACGCTTGCTGCGGCCGAGGTCTCCTTCTTGCGTCTTGCCGGGTTTGATCCGGCCGTCCCCTTTCGCGTGCTCCTGATCGACCGCGTCGGCTTGCTCGCCAATCTCTATGCCCTGGGGAGGCTTGCTTTTGTCGGCGGCGGCTTTGGCCCGGGCGTGCACAGTGTACTGGAGCCGGCGGCCCATGGCTGTGCCGTCGCCTTTGGACCCCGCCACATCAACTCGCTTGAGGCCGCCGAACTAAAACGCCGCGGCGGCGGTATCGAAATCACGACGACCGAGGAGATGCAGCGCCTGCTCGAGAGATTTCTTGAGCAGGGTGAGACTATCCAGACCAGCGGGGAGGAGGCCTTGAAGATGGTCCGGGAGAATCTGGGGGCCAGCGCGCGGGTCGTTGATGCCATCATTCGTCATTTGCCGGCAGGAGAGGAGCGCAACCATGGATGAGCTGCGGGGGATCGCCTGGCATGACGGCCGGGTTCGGATCCTGGATCAAACCAGACTCCCCGAAGAGCTGGTCCTACTCGAGATTTCCGATTATCAGGGGATTGTCAAAGCGATCAGGGAGATGAACGTCCGCGGCGCCCCCGCCATCGGCATCGCCGCGGCTTATGGCGTGGTCCTTTCGATCTGGTATCTTGAGGAATCGGACCGTCCCTCGTTCCTCCAGACCGTGAATCAGGCCCTCGAAGCTCTTGGTCATGCACGGCCGACCGCGCGCAATCTCTTCTGGGCTCTCGAGCGCATGCGGGCCGCCCTGATGCGCTTGCTCAGCCGGCCGCTGCGCGAAATCAAACGGGCCTTGCTGGCCGAGGCGCAGCAGATCCATGCCGATGATGTCGAACGCTGCCGTGCGATCGGACGGATGGGCGCGGGCCTGCTGCCGCAGACAAGCTCGGTGATGACTTACTGCAACGCCGGCGCTTATGCAACCGGCGGCTATGGCACCGCCCTCGGCATCATCCGCAGCGCCATGCAGACAGGCAAGAAGGTGCAGGTTTATGCCTGTGAGACCCGACCCTTGCTGCAGGGCAGCCGCATCACCGCCTGGGAACTGGCTGAGGAAGAGATCCCGGTGACTGTCCTGTGCGACAATATGGCCGCCTATGCCATGGCGCGCGGGCTGGTGCAGATGGTCATCGTCGGCGCCGACCGCATCGCCCGCAACGGGGATACGGCCAACAAGATCGGCACCTGCGGCCTGGCGGTTCTCGCGCGGCATTACCGCATTCCCTTTTATATCGCCGCCCCGCTCTCCACTTTTGATCCCGAGATTCGCAGCGGGGACAACATCCCGATCGAACAGCGCAGTGCGGCTGAGATCGAAATTTGCGGCGGCCTGCGGGTGGTGCCTGAAGGCGTCCCCGTCCTCAATCCCGCATTCGACATCACCCCGGCCAAGCTGATCGATGCCTTCATCACCGAGAAGGGTATCCTCCGGCCCCCCTACGATGAAAGTTTGGCAATAATTGAACTAAAAGCTTGATTAAAAAATATTTTTATAGTAAATTTCTTAATATAATATTCAACCTTAACTCGGGAGCATTCAAAATGAAAACATTCTTCTCTCGCATCCTGCCGCTCGTCATGCTGGTCGCTCTTCTGACGCTGACCGGATGCCCGACCAAAGAGGTGACCTCAGCCAAGGTGTACATCAGCCAGAACAACTGGGACAAGGCCATCGAACAACTCGAACAGGCCATTCAGATCACCCCGAAAGATCCCGAGGCGCACTATCTCCTCGGCGAAGGGTACGGCAACAAGGGGATGTGGGATAAAATGAACCAGATGTTCAATGCGTCTCTTGCTCTGGCACCC from bacterium encodes:
- a CDS encoding glycosyltransferase N-terminal domain-containing protein — protein: MLIYNGIFIPLFSFIIRIASLFNRKIARGFAGRRDLLPRLRGLCAGLPPDAPRIWIHVASLGEFEQAKPIVRVLRGRLPQCRIVLSFFSPSGFEPAQKYAEADLITYLPLDSWRSTGAFLDILQPAVHLIIRHDIWPNMQHQLQRRHIPSLLVDASLTPQRLRTVRLARGVLRPVYATFAEILVTTAENVVPFRWIYPEPGKIAVSGDTRYDQVNLRALETGRIEMLRASGRFRRDRCIVAGSTWPSDERVILPALIAGLQRDPDLTLIIAPHETTEEHLHGIETTLAAAEVSFLRLAGFDPAVPFRVLLIDRVGLLANLYALGRLAFVGGGFGPGVHSVLEPAAHGCAVAFGPRHINSLEAAELKRRGGGIEITTTEEMQRLLERFLEQGETIQTSGEEALKMVRENLGASARVVDAIIRHLPAGEERNHG
- the mtnA gene encoding S-methyl-5-thioribose-1-phosphate isomerase, translated to MDELRGIAWHDGRVRILDQTRLPEELVLLEISDYQGIVKAIREMNVRGAPAIGIAAAYGVVLSIWYLEESDRPSFLQTVNQALEALGHARPTARNLFWALERMRAALMRLLSRPLREIKRALLAEAQQIHADDVERCRAIGRMGAGLLPQTSSVMTYCNAGAYATGGYGTALGIIRSAMQTGKKVQVYACETRPLLQGSRITAWELAEEEIPVTVLCDNMAAYAMARGLVQMVIVGADRIARNGDTANKIGTCGLAVLARHYRIPFYIAAPLSTFDPEIRSGDNIPIEQRSAAEIEICGGLRVVPEGVPVLNPAFDITPAKLIDAFITEKGILRPPYDESLAIIELKA